One Allostreptomyces psammosilenae DNA segment encodes these proteins:
- a CDS encoding DUF47 domain-containing protein, which yields MRFRLTPRETSFYDMFAASAENLVTGSRILTELLGAEPSARGDIADRMRAAEHAGDDATHAIFHQLNSSFVTPFDREDIYSLASALDDVMDAMEAAVDLVVLYQVHDLPKGIEYQIEVLVRAAELTAEAMPRLRTMENLTEYWIEVNRLENQADQVHRKLLAQLFNGSYEAIEVLKLKEIVDSLEEAADAFERVANTIETIVVKES from the coding sequence GTGCGCTTTCGTCTGACCCCCAGGGAGACGAGCTTCTACGACATGTTCGCCGCGTCGGCGGAGAACCTCGTCACCGGTTCGAGGATCCTGACCGAGCTGCTCGGGGCCGAGCCGAGCGCGCGGGGTGACATCGCCGATCGGATGCGGGCGGCCGAGCACGCCGGCGACGACGCCACCCACGCGATCTTCCACCAGCTGAACTCGTCGTTCGTCACGCCGTTCGACCGCGAGGACATCTACTCGCTGGCCTCGGCGCTCGACGACGTGATGGACGCCATGGAGGCGGCGGTCGACCTGGTCGTGCTGTACCAGGTGCACGACCTGCCCAAGGGCATCGAGTACCAGATCGAGGTGCTGGTGCGGGCGGCCGAGCTGACCGCGGAGGCGATGCCGCGGCTGCGCACCATGGAGAACCTGACGGAGTACTGGATCGAGGTGAACCGCCTGGAGAACCAGGCGGACCAGGTCCACCGCAAGCTCCTGGCGCAGTTGTTCAACGGGAGCTACGAGGCCATCGAGGTGCTCAAGCTCAAGGAGATCGTGGACTCGCTCGAGGAGGCGGCCGACGCGTTCGAGCGGGTGGCCAACACGATCGAGACGATCGTGGTCAAGGAGTCCTGA
- a CDS encoding inorganic phosphate transporter: protein MEFFALIVVIAVALAFNYTNGFHDAANAIATSVSTRALTPRAALVMAAVMNLIGAFLGEGVARTVGEGIIDPPQGLDGLRIVLAALLGAIIWNLVTWYFGLPSSSSHALIGGMVGAAMAASSTVHWDGVLDRVVLPMFLSPLVGMVLGYLVMCAILWIFRGSHPGRTKRGFRIAQTVSAAAMALGHGLQDAQKTMGIMVLALTVTGHHTGDGVPVWVVVSSALVLSLGTYAGGWRIMRTLGRKIIELDPPRGFAAEATASTVLYVTAFIYHAPISTTHTITSAIMGVGATRRLSAVRWGVAGNIVVAWVVTIPAAAAVAALSYAALTLV from the coding sequence GTGGAGTTCTTCGCACTGATCGTGGTGATCGCGGTCGCCCTGGCGTTCAACTACACCAACGGCTTCCACGACGCGGCGAACGCGATCGCCACCTCCGTCTCGACCCGGGCGCTCACCCCGCGCGCCGCTCTGGTCATGGCCGCGGTCATGAACCTGATCGGCGCGTTCCTCGGGGAGGGCGTCGCCCGGACGGTGGGAGAGGGGATCATCGACCCGCCGCAGGGGCTGGACGGACTGCGGATCGTGCTGGCGGCCCTGCTGGGCGCGATCATCTGGAACCTGGTGACCTGGTACTTCGGGCTGCCCTCGTCGTCCTCGCACGCCCTGATCGGCGGCATGGTGGGCGCGGCGATGGCCGCGTCCAGCACCGTCCACTGGGACGGGGTGCTGGACCGGGTGGTGCTGCCGATGTTCCTGTCGCCGCTGGTCGGCATGGTGCTCGGGTACCTGGTGATGTGCGCGATCCTGTGGATCTTCCGCGGCTCGCACCCGGGCCGGACCAAGCGCGGCTTCCGGATCGCGCAGACCGTCTCGGCGGCGGCCATGGCGCTGGGGCACGGCCTGCAGGACGCCCAGAAGACGATGGGCATCATGGTGCTGGCGTTGACCGTGACCGGACACCACACCGGGGACGGGGTGCCGGTGTGGGTGGTGGTGAGCAGCGCCCTGGTGCTGTCGCTGGGCACCTACGCGGGCGGCTGGCGGATCATGCGCACGCTGGGCCGGAAGATCATCGAGCTGGACCCGCCGCGTGGCTTCGCCGCGGAGGCGACCGCCTCGACGGTGCTGTACGTGACGGCGTTCATCTACCACGCGCCGATCTCCACCACCCACACCATCACCTCGGCGATCATGGGCGTGGGCGCCACCCGCCGGCTGTCGGCGGTGCGCTGGGGGGTCGCCGGGAACATCGTGGTGGCCTGGGTGGTGACCATCCCGGCGGCGGCGGCGGTGGCCGCGCTCAGCTACGCGGCGCTGACCCTGGTCTGA
- the pstB gene encoding phosphate ABC transporter ATP-binding protein PstB, with the protein MAKRIDVSGLNAYYGSFRAIEDISMTIEPRSVTAFIGPSGCGKSTFLRTLNRMHEVLPGGRVEGKVLLDDQDLYGDGVDPVAVRRTVGMVFQRPNPFPTMSIYENVAAGLRLNNGRLRKSQLDEVVERSLRGANLWAEVKDRLNRPGAGLSGGQQQRLCIARAIAVEPEVLLMDEPCSALDPISTVAIEDLIGELKERFTIVIVTHNMQQAARVSDRTAFFNLAGIGMPGRLIEIDATEKIFSNPSVQATEDYITGRFG; encoded by the coding sequence ATGGCCAAGCGCATCGACGTCAGCGGACTCAACGCCTACTACGGCTCCTTCCGCGCCATCGAGGACATCTCGATGACCATCGAGCCGCGATCCGTCACCGCCTTCATCGGCCCCTCCGGCTGCGGCAAGTCCACCTTCCTGCGCACCCTCAACCGCATGCACGAGGTGCTGCCCGGCGGCCGGGTCGAGGGCAAGGTCCTCCTGGACGACCAGGACCTCTACGGCGACGGCGTCGACCCGGTCGCCGTCCGCCGCACCGTCGGCATGGTGTTCCAGCGGCCGAACCCCTTCCCCACCATGTCCATCTACGAGAACGTCGCCGCCGGCCTGCGGCTGAACAACGGCCGGCTGCGCAAGAGCCAGCTGGACGAGGTGGTGGAGCGCTCGCTGCGCGGCGCCAACCTGTGGGCCGAGGTCAAGGACCGGCTGAACCGGCCCGGCGCCGGCCTGTCCGGCGGCCAGCAGCAGCGGCTGTGCATCGCCCGCGCCATCGCGGTCGAGCCCGAGGTGCTGCTGATGGACGAGCCCTGCTCGGCGCTCGACCCGATCTCCACGGTCGCCATCGAGGACCTGATCGGGGAGCTGAAGGAGCGGTTCACCATCGTCATCGTGACCCACAACATGCAGCAGGCCGCCCGGGTCAGCGACCGCACCGCCTTCTTCAACCTGGCCGGCATCGGCATGCCCGGCCGGCTGATCGAGATCGACGCCACGGAGAAGATCTTCTCCAACCCGTCGGTCCAGGCCACCGAGGACTACATCACCGGCCGCTTCGGCTGA
- the pstA gene encoding phosphate ABC transporter permease PstA: MSTITTTQGPGSRLDLTAGRLPNWAPRAILVGGLAAGYLLNLVILGADPGTFGGHAGAVVIGAVLYAAVLIGVSARVEGARKARDRFATTLVTGAFALALLPLVGVLSYTVIEGIGGLTPYFLTHSMNGVGARDDSGGVYHALVGTLQQVGIATLIAVPIGILTAIYLVEYGRGTLARAVTFFVDVMTGIPSIVAGLFVLSFWILMLEMGPSGFAGSLALTILMIPTVVRSAEEMLRLVPNELREASLALGVPKWRTILRVVLPTAMGGLVTGVMLAVARVTGETAPVMLLVFGTPSINMNPFDGAQSSLPLFVYSQYGEPNDFAQERAWAAALLLIIIVMALNLAARLIARWRAPKGGH; encoded by the coding sequence ATGAGCACCATCACCACCACCCAGGGCCCGGGCAGCCGCCTGGACCTCACCGCCGGCCGACTGCCCAACTGGGCCCCCCGGGCCATCCTGGTCGGCGGCCTGGCCGCCGGCTACCTGCTCAACCTGGTGATCCTGGGCGCCGACCCCGGCACCTTCGGCGGCCACGCCGGCGCCGTGGTGATCGGCGCGGTGCTCTACGCCGCCGTGCTGATCGGCGTCTCCGCCCGCGTCGAAGGCGCCCGCAAGGCCCGCGACCGCTTCGCCACCACCCTGGTCACCGGCGCCTTCGCGCTGGCCCTGCTGCCGCTGGTCGGCGTGCTCTCCTACACCGTCATCGAGGGCATCGGCGGGCTCACCCCGTACTTCCTGACGCACTCCATGAACGGCGTCGGCGCCCGCGACGACAGCGGCGGCGTCTACCACGCCCTCGTCGGCACCCTGCAGCAGGTCGGCATCGCCACCCTGATCGCCGTGCCGATCGGCATCCTCACCGCGATCTACCTCGTCGAGTACGGGCGCGGCACCCTCGCCCGGGCCGTCACCTTCTTCGTCGACGTGATGACCGGCATCCCCTCGATCGTCGCCGGTCTGTTCGTGCTCTCCTTCTGGATCCTCATGCTGGAGATGGGCCCGTCCGGCTTCGCCGGCTCCCTGGCCCTGACCATCCTGATGATCCCCACCGTGGTCCGCTCGGCCGAGGAGATGCTGCGCCTGGTGCCCAACGAGCTGCGCGAGGCCAGCCTCGCCCTCGGCGTGCCGAAGTGGCGCACCATCCTGCGGGTCGTGCTGCCCACCGCCATGGGCGGCCTGGTCACCGGCGTGATGCTGGCCGTCGCCCGCGTCACCGGCGAGACCGCCCCGGTCATGCTGCTGGTCTTCGGCACCCCCAGCATCAACATGAACCCGTTCGACGGCGCGCAGTCCTCGCTGCCGCTGTTCGTCTACAGCCAGTACGGCGAGCCCAACGACTTCGCCCAGGAGCGGGCGTGGGCGGCGGCGCTGCTGCTGATCATCATCGTGATGGCGCTGAACCTGGCCGCGCGGCTGATCGCGAGGTGGAGGGCACCCAAGGGCGGGCACTGA
- the pstC gene encoding phosphate ABC transporter permease subunit PstC, with protein sequence MAADAPRSAVRLGDRLFSGASRGAGIAVLVIMGAIAVFLVVRAIDALAANEGNFLTTVEWDANSNPPVFGVIVLVIGTLVSSIIAMVLAVPVAIGVALFISHYAPRRMAQLLGYVIDLLAAVPSVIYGLWGASFMVPRMTPLHDWLDAYLGWIPIFDKSSPGARTLLTAGVILAIMILPIITAVSREVFLQVPRAHEEAALALGATRWEMIRTAVLPFGRPGVISASMLGLGRALGETIAVAVVLSTSFRLSWSIVDPGGSTIAANIANAFGEASGYGVGALIATGLVLFVITLLVNGAARMIIARRKEFSGANA encoded by the coding sequence CTGGCCGCCGACGCCCCGCGCAGCGCCGTCCGCCTCGGCGACCGCCTCTTCAGCGGCGCCTCCCGCGGCGCCGGCATCGCCGTGCTGGTCATCATGGGGGCGATCGCCGTCTTCCTGGTGGTCCGCGCGATCGACGCGCTGGCCGCCAACGAGGGCAACTTCCTCACCACCGTCGAGTGGGACGCCAACAGCAACCCGCCGGTCTTCGGCGTCATCGTGCTGGTGATCGGAACCCTCGTCAGCTCGATCATCGCCATGGTGCTGGCCGTGCCGGTCGCCATCGGCGTCGCGCTGTTCATCTCGCACTACGCGCCACGCCGGATGGCCCAGCTGCTCGGCTACGTCATCGACCTGCTGGCCGCGGTCCCCTCGGTGATCTACGGCCTGTGGGGCGCGTCCTTCATGGTGCCGCGGATGACGCCGCTGCACGACTGGCTGGACGCCTACCTCGGCTGGATCCCGATCTTCGACAAGAGCTCCCCCGGCGCCCGCACCCTGCTGACCGCCGGCGTGATCCTCGCCATCATGATCCTGCCGATCATCACGGCGGTCTCCCGCGAGGTCTTCCTCCAGGTTCCGCGCGCCCACGAGGAGGCCGCCCTGGCCCTGGGCGCCACCCGCTGGGAGATGATCCGCACCGCCGTGCTGCCCTTCGGCCGCCCCGGCGTGATCAGCGCCTCCATGCTCGGCCTCGGCCGCGCCCTCGGCGAGACCATCGCCGTGGCCGTGGTGCTCTCCACCAGCTTCCGGCTCTCCTGGTCCATCGTCGACCCGGGCGGCTCCACCATCGCCGCCAACATCGCCAACGCCTTCGGCGAGGCCAGCGGCTACGGCGTCGGTGCCCTGATCGCCACCGGCCTGGTGCTGTTCGTCATCACCCTGCTGGTCAACGGCGCCGCGCGAATGATCATCGCCCGCCGCAAGGAGTTCTCGGGGGCCAACGCATGA